The following are from one region of the Ochotona princeps isolate mOchPri1 chromosome 4, mOchPri1.hap1, whole genome shotgun sequence genome:
- the LOC101533904 gene encoding LOW QUALITY PROTEIN: olfactory receptor 2AT4 (The sequence of the model RefSeq protein was modified relative to this genomic sequence to represent the inferred CDS: inserted 1 base in 1 codon; deleted 2 bases in 1 codon) produces MEAMTCNGSGDDSPVFYLVGIPSLPESFFLLVFFVFLLFYLLILLGNALILVAVVAQPSLHKPMYFFLINLSALDILFTTTTIPKMLXLFLLRDHFLSFQSCLLQMYLFQSFTCSEAFILVVMAYDRYVAICHPLYYPVHMTPQTNAALAASAWLTAFFLPVPAVVKTSQMTYNSIAYIYHCFCDHMSLVQSSCSDTASQTLIGFCIATVVCSLPLLLVLLSYAHNLASVLHIKSQEGQSKAFPTCSSHLLVVATYYSSIGIAYVAYRVDLPLDFHIMGNVAYAILTPILNPLIYTLRNKDVKVAIIKVMSQDLGCDRSI; encoded by the exons ATGGAGGCCATGACTTGTAACGGATCAGGAGATGACTCACCTGTCTTCTACCTGGTGGGCATCCCCTCTCTGCCAGAGTCCTTCTTCCTCTTAGTGTTTtttgtcttccttctcttctACCTGCTCATCCTACTGGGTAATGCCCTGAtcctggtggctgtggtggcacaGCCTAGTCTCCACAAGCCGATGTACTTCTTTCTGATCAATCTCTCAGCCCTGGACATCCTGTTTACCACAACCACCATTCCCAAGATGC TCCTATTCCTGCTGAGGGACCACTTCCTCAGCTTtcagtcctgcctgttgcagATGTACCTCTTCCAAAGCTTCACATGCTCTGAAGCCTTCATCCTGGTGGtcatggcctatgaccgctatgtGGCTATCTGCCACCCACTGTACTACCCTGTCCACATGACTCCACAAACCAACGCTGCACTGGCAGCCAGCGCCTGGCTCACAGCTTTCTTCTTACCTGTCCCAGCAGTAGTAAAGACCTCTCAGATGACGTATAACAGCATTGCCTATATCTACCATTGCTTCTGTGACCACATGTCTCTGGTCCAGTCCTCCTGCTCAGACACCGCCTCCCAGACCCTTATAGGCTTCTGTATTGCTACGGTGGTGTgctcccttcctcttctgctggtgcTTCTCTCCTATGCCCACAATCTGGCCTCAGTGCTTCACATCAAGTCCCAAgaaggccaatccaaagcctttCCCACCTGCAGCTCCCACCTCCTGGTGGTAGCCACCTACTATTCATCCATTGGCATAGCCTACGTGGCTTACAGGGTTGACCTCCCCCTCGACTTCCACATCATGGGCAATGTAGCATATGCTATCCTCACACCCATTCTCAATCCTCTCATCTATACCCTGAGAAATAAGGATGTCAAGGTAGCCATCATCAAAGTC ATGTCCCAAGACCTAGGTTGTGACAGGAGCATCTGA